CAAGTGATGCGGTTATTGTATGAAGATTGTGGGCAAAGAAAGAAATGGTATTTTCAGGTATGATCTGCCATTCCTCAGCCTGCCTTAGATCGGAAATGAACTCCGGATCCACATCTGATGGAAATTCCATTTCCAGAAAACTTCTGTGGGAACAGATGATATGAGAATAGCCGGATATGGCATCAATCAGCTGGTCAGGTAATTCTACTAGCTGAACGCTGAACGAATCTGAGAACTGCTGGCGTGCATATTCAAAGTCCTGGCTGTTTGCTGTGATCAGGACTCGATCTCTTATTTTTGGTCTGGGATATTTCAGACTCAATGGCCTGACCTCTGCCAGTTTTTCCATGAATCCGGGATCAAAATTGATTTTTCGGGCAATCTCTGTATATTCAGAGGTCATTTGACGTACGGATTCTATTTCTTGCATCTGAGAGGATGGGTAGGGAAGGTAGATGTTCAGCTTTTCTCTGGCGTATTTTGAAGGTGCGAACCCTTTGATGATCTCCAGCACTTTTTCATAGATATCTCTTGCTTCACGGGTTTTGAGAAATTCTGATACTTCTTTTCCTTTACTGATGGCCCTTGCTTCATGTACCAGGGACACTGCAAATCTGTGACTTATTCCTTCAATTTCACAGATGCTGGCAATGTCGCCGTCAAGGATTGCAGTAACTGTGATTTCCTCATTTCCAAAGTGCTTTATTAGGCGCTGGGCCATTTTATCCCCAACACCAGGAATATCCTGAAGATTAATCATAATTTCACCTGAACAGGGTTACTGTCTATAAACCACTACTGTAGTTATAAATTTTCGCAATCCTCAGAAAATTCATTAAGGGTACAGTTTCCGGTTCCCTTTTGAACCCTGTATCGGTCATTTTTTGCCATAGTACTGAAATTTGCAGAGATCGCAGGCTGCATTCTGCTTGCAAGCTTGCGGTTTCTTCTTTTAGCTATATACTGGGAATCATAATAGATCTCCCACAGGTCCTCAAGCCCTTTATCTGCATTATCTCCGCTTTGAAGATCTACCAGAAATGAGGGATCAACTTCACATACCTGGGATTCAAAACCCAGCAAATTTCCATTTCCAATCCATGAAATATTTTTATCTATAACTCCTATAACAATATCCGGATTTTTTCTGGCAAGCCACTGGCAGAACATGTCGGATGTTCTGTGATCTGTGCTGACCCTAGCAATAAGAAGATTACCAAATAGCTCAGGACGGGTGAACATGCACATATGATAAAACTCCTTCTTTACCTCTTTCATGTACCTGAAATACCTTTGTCCCTGCCTGTACTGGGGTATGTATAGCATTTCTTTTCTTCCTTTACACGCCTTTAAGAGATCAACAAGTTCCAGTGGTTTGCATTTCCTGTGTCTGAGTACAGTTTCTATAAACTCAACAGGATTTTGATGCAGATTGATATCTGAGGGATCATTTCTGAAGAAAACCTGTGCTGCAAGCTATGATATGCTGCAATGGTCCCATGAAGTATCAAAAAATGATGATGAACTCTGTTTTTCAATTTCTTTTTCTGCATATTCGCTAAGCTGTGTGCTCTGGATGCATTCATCACTGAATACGATATCAATATCCGTGTACTTTTCAGTTGCAAGACAGGCGGTAAGTATTCCTCTCACATTTTGCCGAAATCTAATGATCAAGATCCGCTCCTCCAGAAATGGTCAAGCCGAGTTTGGCTTTTCCCCTGAATTATTATGTATGGCCTTGCTCTTGAAACTGCAACCCCCAG
Above is a genomic segment from Methanosalsum zhilinae DSM 4017 containing:
- a CDS encoding DUF4130 domain-containing protein, yielding MNLHQNPVEFIETVLRHRKCKPLELVDLLKACKGRKEMLYIPQYRQGQRYFRYMKEVKKEFYHMCMFTRPELFGNLLIARVSTDHRTSDMFCQWLARKNPDIVIGVIDKNISWIGNGNLLGFESQVCEVDPSFLVDLQSGDNADKGLEDLWEIYYDSQYIAKRRNRKLASRMQPAISANFSTMAKNDRYRVQKGTGNCTLNEFSEDCENL